AGATGGATTGTGGCGTAAAGGAGGGATACATATGGAACGTATGTACAGAGTTCTTGGTTTCTGGACTGGAATCTTCGCTGTGATGTTCTATCTAGGGCATATGCCTCAGACTTCACTGATTTTCCTAGGTCAAACTGGATTTTTTATCCTTTTAAGTTATTTAAAATTGTCTGAACGTATGTATATTTATGTGTTTGGCGCATATTTAACAGTTTTCTTTGCTGGCTTCACTTACTGGACGACTTTTATGATGACTCCTGGTGTGGGTGGACATTAAAACTGCAAATAAAAAAAACCATTCTCCTTAT
This genomic window from Bacillus sp. 2205SS5-2 contains:
- a CDS encoding DUF2626 domain-containing protein, which encodes MERMYRVLGFWTGIFAVMFYLGHMPQTSLIFLGQTGFFILLSYLKLSERMYIYVFGAYLTVFFAGFTYWTTFMMTPGVGGH